The Prunus dulcis unplaced genomic scaffold, ALMONDv2, whole genome shotgun sequence genomic sequence ATTTGATGTTATTAGGATCCCGAAAACTATTTGTGAAAGCTGTGTGAGCATATCAAATTATTTGTAATCTAATAACTATTTTTGTTGTGCATTGGTTTAAATGTTTTTAGTGTACAATATTAACATGCAATTAATTTAACCAAATTACTTTTAAAGTTGGCCATGGTGCCCCTCTATTGGGTAAATGAACGTATGTAATGCTCACCATTATATTTTGGTGTAGATTACGTTCAAGTCGACTCTCTGGACATTGATTAGGCTAGTGGCTTGGCAGTGGAGGCTTGtcaatctttttttctttgcttctcGTTACTTGCAAGTCAAGAAACCCATCTTTTGTCATCTTAGTTTTGTAATGTGTTGTATATTTGGATATTGTAAATCCTTTTGAGCTTTTTGGCTAGGGCTGAGTTTAGTCTAGGGCTGAGTTTTTGAACTTCTTCAGTTTTGTATCTTTTGAGTGAGGTTACATGTAAAGTTAAACTCTTATAATCCTTGGGGTTAGTACTTATGCAAATATTTcacattaaaatatatatttagttTAATGTTCCATTGTGCCAtcccaaaatcaaaaagggCTTAATTTATTGTGAGAACACTTGGAAATATAACATTCTAACAGGTGAGTGTTGTATTTGCCGCTAGAACTTAGATTTTGTGGTGTTATGATTcgcattaaataaaaataaagtttagATTATTCTGGCGTACCTTATGATTCGTTTCTGCAATGTTTTCAACATCTTAGTTCTACTAACTCAAATGCCTTACTTTCTAATTCTATTGAGAGCGTAGTGTTATGATGTTTGATTTCAACATTATGACATTGCTTTGTCAATATGtgagcatttttgctcaccactttaacttAAGGTGTATCCTTATCACCATTTTCAAcacttgacacgtgtccaTTGGCATAACCATGGTTCTATAAATGCAAAGCATAAAGTTAACTATGGTTATGTCAATAGACACgtgtcaagtgttgagaaGGGTAGTAAGGGTACACCTtgagttaaagtggtgagcaaaaatatttccttGTCAATATACCGTAGCACTGTTACATGCCCGATTTTCAAGGCATGAAACATATCTTctccaaattaaaatttttctGAGTCCATTTGTTAAGTAACCatgtgtttggtaaaaataaaatatcccgattattttaaaagcagtggCCTTTTGACCAGCGGCGGACCCATGAATTTTTCAGTGGAGGTGCAATTTTTAAAAGTTAGAagctcaaaaaaatttaaataaaaaaaaaagacaactaaacatccttataatttaaacaatattaatgttattcataattaattaaaaaaagacaagTAAGCCTCTTCATCCTCGAGTTTGCTACTGATCTTACTAATACAAAGAGctaaatgaaaataaacaataaacaaaaaaagaataaataaaattggtgtttgctcaagaaaaaaaaagcattcGACTTactttggaagaagaagaaaaaaaaaacataggaTTCTTGTAATGCACACACACTTTGATGAAATTGGGTAATGTTAAATTCGTATTTTATAAAGAGAGAGTTCATAATCCCACTTAAATAAGGAAGtcccaaaacccaattgaataAAGGGAGCTCCaattaaaacccaattaagTAAGGAATTATACAACCCCTTTGAAAGCCACGAAATGGCCAGCagtttccctttcttttttttctttttttttttaattttaatttttatttatttaaaaactctggtccaaaacgacgtcgttttagCCAAGCtttgtttaaaattaaaaaaaaaaaaactcgcGCTGCGCTCTTTGCATCGCTCCTGCTTGAAGGAAAGTGCCGCACTATTTTTAGCCACTCGGAGATAGCCTTTGTGATCTTATTGGCTTAAGCAAACCATTCGTGAGCAGATACGATCCAAGAAAGCAACCTACAGTCCCATCCATGCATACTAATTGTAAACAGCCAATTTGCTTATTCAACAACTCTCTAATCAGTTTGGGCTAGTGGTTTGGGCATTTCGTCGAACAGGTTGTGCGCGTCCAACAGAGGTGCAACTCTAGCAGGTGTAATGGAGTTTTTCGGCCACCGGAGATGTAGGTGCATCCCCTTGCGCCTGCACAAGTCCGTCAGTGCTTTTGACAGCAGCTTTTAGAAGCAGGCTCTATGTTTCTTTTCAAAGCTGCTttcaaaaaaagcaaaaatgagcctttaataaaaaattttaattcccaaaataccatcattaatttttataaatgataCCACCTCCACCTTCACATCTAactccaccaccatcaccacctctaccaccaccaccatcaccacctccaccacctccgccatcaccaccaccaccactaccaaaaccaccacctccaccttcatcaccaccTCTTTCACCACCACCTTCATCTGCATCTCTTTCACCATCACCTGTACTATCACCACCACACTTTCAATatcatgtctattttagttattattcATAGTTACAACACAATCATACTAAAATTTATCAAACGATTttgacataattttttatactaacaatactttaaaaatattgtttaccaaatATAAACtgctttacttttctttttttaatttaaaaaaaaaactttactTTACggttaattattttcaaattacatTCAAATTACAGCGTAAGCAACTTTTTAATAAGTAAAAGCAATCTCAAAGTGTCCCTTTATTACTAGTGTTGTCCCACTAgaattttccaaaagaaaatctgATTCATGGGTTGGAGGGGGTTTTGAGGGAAAGCCAGAgagaaaaatgaataaaacgACTTCGTCACAAGGAAGGAGAAGGAAGACGTGGTAGCACTCCATTTTTCTGGTATGAGTTAGTTCTGAGTGTGGAATTATGTGGATTTGCAGAACGAGGACGAGTGTGAATTTGGGTTGCTTAGTGAGAAGAAGGTGGTTGAGCAGTGGCAGTTGGAGTGAGGAGGAAGTGAAGGGGAAGAGGATCGCAGCGGTGTGGGGGAACGGGGACTATGGGAGGCTTGGGCTCGGGAGCTTGGACTCTCAGTGGAAGCCTGCCCCTTTGCTTCCCTCAGCCTTTGGCGACCAATGCCTTGAAGCCATCGCTTGCGGTGGCGCTCACACTCTCTTCTTAACCCGCACCGGCCGCCTTTATGCGACTGGTCTCAATGATTTTGGACAGCTTGGAGTTCATGATGATATAGCTTATACTAATAAGCCCATAGAGGTTTCTGGAATTGACAAGGAAATTGTTCAAATTTCAGCTGGGTATCATCACTCTTGTGCCATTACAGGTATTTTCCATTCAAAATTAACCGTAAGtgttttgtttgcaaattgcaataaaGATTTTGCATTTAATTGTTTGGTTTTCTGGCTATGAGATGATGTATCCCATGGGAGGGGAGGGGGAGAGGTTTTGGACCAATGTTTTAACTGTTAATTATGCTCAAGTTGGTAAAATCATGGTAATTTAGACTTGCATTTCTGAAATAGTGAACTGCCTATCTGATCCTGTATGGGCATTTCAGCATCGAATGCACGCGGAAAGTTGTTATAcaggattttattttcatttgatgAATGTGACTTgcctctctttgttttttcccttcctttcCCTGTAATGgaaatacatttttctttatcaacTACTTTGATATGTCCTGCAGCAGAAGGAGAATTGTACATGTGGGGGAAGAACTCAAATGGGCAACTGGGCCTcgggaaaagtaaaaaatctaCTTTATATTGATTCTCTAATAGTTCATCTTAGTTTCTAAGTTGTGAAATTCTATACTCTAGTCAAGCACTTCACCAACTCAGTTTTTTAGCCATTGAAAAAGCAAAACAGGACAGATTCGAACTTGTATTGATTCTCTTCATATGCAGGAGCGGCAAAAGTAGTTTCTCTTCCAACCAAAGTTGAATGCTTGGCTGGAATCACCATGAAGATGGCAGCTTTGGGATCAG encodes the following:
- the LOC117612431 gene encoding ultraviolet-B receptor UVR8 isoform X4; amino-acid sequence: MWICRTRTSVNLGCLVRRRWLSSGSWSEEEVKGKRIAAVWGNGDYGRLGLGSLDSQWKPAPLLPSAFGDQCLEAIACGGAHTLFLTRTGRLYATGLNDFGQLGVHDDIAYTNKPIEVSGIDKEIVQISAGYHHSCAITAEGELYMWGKNSNGQLGLGKRAAKVVSLPTKVECLAGITMKMAALGSEHSVAVADGGESLSWGGGSGRLGHGHESGILGIFKSTSEYTPRLIKKLEGTKVKKVAAGMLHSACIDENGSVFIFDERALDKVGSGPRSKLPSSEEVACGGYHTCVLTSGGDLYSWGSNENGCLGVGFLVVGSILQQFLKAIFSHGVGEVPMEHFL